The Girardinichthys multiradiatus isolate DD_20200921_A chromosome 11, DD_fGirMul_XY1, whole genome shotgun sequence DNA window actgtacagtacgTGCACACTTTTCAGTAGGCTTACAGTGTtgctttaaaaatcttttttaaagcaaatttgAGATTTCTGATAGACTGAATTTTGGCTTTTCATAAGCTGAGAGCCTTAATCATTGAAAATAAGAGTAAAAGACCTGTATAATATATGAGTTCAACTTTGTGAtgtgaattactgaaataaattaccttttcaaTGATGTTATAATTCACTGAGATGCTCCTGCAGATCATGGTTATGTATTATAAAGACACTTCACTGGAGCATCACcacatatatatttgtttctataGGCCGAGAAGAAAAAAGAggagggaaaaaagacaactccaCTCTCCAGTCGAAGAATGTTCCCGTTATCATGTCTGACTCCCAGTGTTCCTTCAACCAGTGCTACCTCTTCTTACCTGAGGCAGACAATACAGGCTCAAATAGAACCCAAACCCTTCCAAACCAGTTTTGACCTAGGCACTTGCTCTGCAACCCACAGATTGTCTACAACACTCGCCAGCTATAACCCAGTTATAAACGGTTCAGGCTACCATGGACTGGAGCAACAATGTATTGGAAAAGTAGGAAACACCTCACACCTTGGGATGAACCCACAGGCAGCTGGAGCGGGAAGTGACTCTGGCTTGTCTGCATCCCAGAGTGGAGGGGCAGATACCTCTACTTACCAAGGGATAAACCACCAAACTGCTGGTAGTGCAGAGAGTTCTGGATACTTTGGAGTGACCACAGGGTGTTTGAGTGGTTTGCAAAACCATCTTGGTGCTGGAAAGTTAGGCAGTTTAGGGAACATAGCTCAGCAGCCAAGCAGTGGAGGTATGGTAAGCCCTGGTTGTTTGCCTCAACAAAATATGGGAAGTTCTGGATATTTGGCCCAACCACAGAATTTAGGAAGTTCAGGATATCTGGGACAGCAATCTAATTTGGGAAGTTCTGGATATTTGGCACAACAGCCTACTGTGGGGAGCGCTGGGTATTTGGCACAACAGCCTAATCTGGGGAGCTCTGGGTATTTGGCACAACAGCCTAATCTGGGGAGCTCTGGGTATTTGGCACAACAGCCTAATCTGGGGAGCTCTGGGTATTTGGCACAACAGCCTAATCTGGGGAGCTCTGGGTATTTGGCACAACAGCCTAATCTGGGGAGTTCAGGATACCTAGCACAGAATTACCAGAGCAGTGGTGGATTAGGAAGCTTGGGCTTTTTGGCACAAAATAATTACAGTAGTGGAAGTCTGGGTAGCTCTGGTTTCCTGGCCCAGAGTGGAGGCATCATGGACCCTAAAATGGCTTATGCATGGCAGCACCTGAAAGCTGACTTCATGCAGCCCAGGATCAACCACATCCACAAAGCTATAAATCCTCTCTTAGAGGCCAGCAGACTGCAGCGAGAACAGTTTGGTGATATCCCAATGGCAGACATGGTGGGACCAGAATCAGGACTGGAGCTTCTCCATGGTCGTCTCCAGAGGGATCCCCGTGGTAGTCGCTCTGATCCGCAGATGGACCATCTGAGGCGGGAAAGGGAATACAAGCTGGGAAGACAGACATCTAGTGAACAGGAAATCCAGGCCAGGCTGAATGAACTACCGCTGATAGTGCGCCAGGAACGTTACAGAAGACGCATAGAGCGGCAGTCATCCAGTGAACAAGAGGGGAGCAACAAGCAGAGGATACAGAGACAGGACTCAAGTGACTTGGAGGGCTCTGTGAAGGATGGCTCTGACAAACGCTCAGGGTATGCAAATTTGTGTCACTGCTGACAATAAAATCCAACATTGTTTAACAGGATCCAAGGTTTTTAAGGTTCTATAATAATTGTGTTTGCTTTTCGGGTGACACTTCTGTTGTCCCTACAGGGAGAAGAGATCTACCATGGCAGAAATTGTAGAACAAGTCCAGGAAAGAGAGGCAGCACATGTATGCTAGCTTGCAAGCATTTTCTGACTGTTGTGTTGGTTCATTGCTCATCATAAACTCGTGTAACATTCAATTTTCCTTTAACTGGCTCTCGCAGGCACGCGGAGAGCCTTATCGTCCTCCCAGCAGCCTCTCAGCACCTGTAACTCGTTTTGATGGACGCCCCCGTGCCCGAGACCGTCCAAAACCAAGGAGGCGGCCCCGTCCAAAAGAACCCGAGACAACTCGTCGATCTCGTTCAGCTCCAGCAACTGGTGCCCCAACTACACCTCAGCCTCCATCACACACTGCCCAAAATGAAGGCTTCCTCTACCGTAAAAAGGCCACTAGTACTGACCTTGAAGCTCAGCAGAGGAGCCCTACCAGGTACAACCatccaatctaataaatcatcTTGAGGACAATAACAATAACTATCATGTGTTGATCTCTGGACCTTTAAATATGTCAAGCAGAGCTGCTTTTCTTCtcctaattaaaatattttaagcacCTTGTCTCTTAACAAGCTAGCTTGCCTCGTCTAGATTTGGCTAAGCATTAAAGCAATTTGCCTATTTGAGTCAAACATCTTTATAGGGACTAAttagaaattaaaacaattttagcaGTTCTCCGCACTCCCAGATATAGCTGTCTGAAGCTGTGATGTTAAATGAAGCCTTTACCACAGATCTTTCATTGTGAAAGACATTGTACTGGTGGGAAAACTCTTAGCGCATTAGGTCAAACTCTAGTTATTATTAAGAAGTTGCACAATATTTAGACACTTACGGTCGATTCATCTGTTTTCTGCATCTTGACATACATAAGAAAGAACTTTTAACTAATAATTTTGTGATGGTTGAAGTAGAAATcaattatgaaataaaaattctGCTAACTGCACAgcctttctgtttgtttttgagttCAGGCGAATAACAGCAGCTGTTTTATAGACAACGTGTGCCAAGAAACAATAGTTACCAGTGGCCTCTGGCTACCATCTGCCACTTCACTTGGCTTTGCCCAATGATCGTTTTCAGtactcttttatttttaagcatcATCACTACTGAAATAGAAAAACTACCCACAGCAGAAGTCTAAAATTCTGTGCTGCTTTGGTGCAATTCTATGCGATGTTACTTTCTTTTCCTTGATGGCCTCCATGTTGTCCAGCCCTCCATCCTCCGTGCTAATGCTTTTTAAAGCATGGTTAGGGTTAACAGAACAGATATCCCTTATTTTATGTCATTAAATCAGGCTTTAACTCGGTGTCTGAATGAAATTGTGTCTAAAATTGTGTGGCTCTaatttcagtcaaaataaataaaacaaatttcactGAATTGGAATCAGCAGCTTGCTATTCATCATCTGTCTTGTTCTGTTTACCTTTCATAATTTTCTGAGCAGGTGCCACTCGAGAAATTGGCaattttcttaaaacattagATTGTTTTTTGAATGCTGgaaattggaagaaaaaaaaaacagaattcatAGAGAGATAGAAATACAAGTTTGTGATGTTAAATATGTTTGCCAGCTGTCAAGATGCT harbors:
- the LOC124876801 gene encoding uncharacterized protein LOC124876801, whose translation is MFPLSCLTPSVPSTSATSSYLRQTIQAQIEPKPFQTSFDLGTCSATHRLSTTLASYNPVINGSGYHGLEQQCIGKVGNTSHLGMNPQAAGAGSDSGLSASQSGGADTSTYQGINHQTAGSAESSGYFGVTTGCLSGLQNHLGAGKLGSLGNIAQQPSSGGMVSPGCLPQQNMGSSGYLAQPQNLGSSGYLGQQSNLGSSGYLAQQPTVGSAGYLAQQPNLGSSGYLAQQPNLGSSGYLAQQPNLGSSGYLAQQPNLGSSGYLAQQPNLGSSGYLAQNYQSSGGLGSLGFLAQNNYSSGSLGSSGFLAQSGGIMDPKMAYAWQHLKADFMQPRINHIHKAINPLLEASRLQREQFGDIPMADMVGPESGLELLHGRLQRDPRGSRSDPQMDHLRREREYKLGRQTSSEQEIQARLNELPLIVRQERYRRRIERQSSSEQEGSNKQRIQRQDSSDLEGSVKDGSDKRSGEKRSTMAEIVEQVQEREAAHARGEPYRPPSSLSAPVTRFDGRPRARDRPKPRRRPRPKEPETTRRSRSAPATGAPTTPQPPSHTAQNEGFLYRKKATSTDLEAQQRSPTSKSWVNVYCVLKEGKLTFYKDARNHTTTYNGEPPLDLSDCSFDPSMGYKKKKNVFILQVNDGTNFVFHAKDEEDLKAWTSNITASIAEHEAMVKWDKPGTSSMDPDHSERKEKSEGDADARSERSELVEGEERSEKGEGSEKLDTSEIADKLEAGAGGSSTSGRSK